In Eucalyptus grandis isolate ANBG69807.140 chromosome 4, ASM1654582v1, whole genome shotgun sequence, the following proteins share a genomic window:
- the LOC104441738 gene encoding short-chain dehydrogenase TIC 32, chloroplastic-like: MAVRNVDAGRRVKEAILKELPSAKIDVMELDLSSMASVRKFASDYQSSALPLNLLINNAGIMACPFTLSPDNIELQFATNHIGHFLLTNLLLETMKKTSRESNTEGRIVNVSSEGHHFAHQEGIRFDKINSESEYKTMEAYGQSKLATILYVNELARRLKAEGMQITANSLHPGAIATNLLRHHSILNALGSFFGKLFLKNVQQGAATTCYVALHPQVKGVTGEYFSDCNKAEPSSLAQDAELGKKLWDFSISLTDPK; this comes from the exons ATGGCCGTGAGGAACGTGGATGCTGGTAGGAGAGTCAAAGAAGCTATACTTAAGGAACTCCCATCTGCTAAGATTGATGTGATGGAGTTGGATCTCAGCTCCATGGCATCTGTTCGGAAATTCGCATCAGACTATCAATCCTCCGCTCTTCCCTTGAATCTCCTTAT TAATAATGCAGGAATAATGGCATGTCCCTTCACGCTTTCCCCAGATAACATTGAACTACAGTTTGCAACAAACCATATTG GTCATTTTCTTCTGACAAATCTTTTGTTGGAGACTATGAAAAAAACGTCACGGGAAAGCAATACAGAAGGAAGGATAGTTAACGTGTCCTCAGAGGGTCACCACTTTGCACACCAAGAAGGAATTCGTTTTGATAAAATCAATAGCGAATCAGA ATACAAGACTATGGAAGCCTATGGACAGTCGAAGCTCGCGACCATATTATATGTTAACGAGCTTGCAAGGCGCTTAAAG GCAGAAGGGATGCAGATAACTGCTAATTCACTTCATCCTGGAGCTATAGCAACCAATCTTCTTCGCCATCATAGCATTCTCAATG CACTCGGTAGTTTTTTCGGAAAATTGTTCCTGAAAAATGTTCAGCAG GGAGCGGCAACTACATGCTATGTGGCTCTGCACCCACAAGTGAAAGGGGTTACTGGCGAATACTTCTCGGATTGTAATAAAGCCGAACCAAGCTCTCTCGCACAAGATGCAGAACTGGGAAAGAAACTATGGGATTTCAGCATAAGCCTGACTGATCCTAAataa
- the LOC104441737 gene encoding short-chain dehydrogenase TIC 32, chloroplastic: MWIFGWRGPSGFSARSTAEEVTQGIDGTGLTAIVTGASSGIGMETARVLALRGVHVVMAVRNVDAGRSVKEAILKERPSAKIDVMELDLISMASVWKFASDYQSSALPLNLLINNAGVMACPFILSPDNIELQFATNHIGHFLLTNLLLETMKKTSQESNREGRIVIVSSEGHRFAYREGIRFDKINSESEYSSIQAYGQSKLANILHANELARRLKEEGVQITANSLHPGAITTNLLRHHSILNVLASSLGRLFLKNVQQGAATTCYVALHSQVKGVSGEYFMDSNKAKASSLAQDAELAKKLWDFSISLLRPK; the protein is encoded by the exons atgtGGATTTTTGGGTGGAGAGGGCCTTCTGGGTTCTCTGCTCGCTCTACAGCTGAAGAAGTCACTCAGGGAATCGATGGAACTGGTCTCACTGCCATCGTCACAG GTGCCTCTAGTGGCATTGGCATGGAGACTGCAAGAGTTCTTGCTTTACGTGGAGTCCATGTCGTTATGGCCGTGAGGAACGTGGATGCTGGTAGGAGTGTCAAAGAAGCCATACTTAAGGAACGCCCATCTGCTAAGATTGATGTGATGGAGTTGGATCTCATCTCTATGGCATCCGTTTGGAAATTTGCATCAGACTATCAATCATCCGCTCTTCCCTTGAATCTCCTTAT TAATAATGCAGGGGTAATGGCATGTCCCTTCATACTTTCTCCAGACAACATAGAGCTACAGTTTGCAACAAACCATATAG GTCATTTTCTTCTGACAAATCTTTTGTTGGAGACTATGAAAAAAACTTCACAGGAAAGCAATAGAGAAGGAAGGATAGTTATTGTGTCCTCAGAGGGTCACCGCTTTGCATACCGCGAAGGAATTCGTTTTGACAAAATCAATAGCGAATCTGA GTACAGTAGCATACAAGCCTATGGGCAGTCAAAGCTCGCTAATATATTACATGCAAACGAGCTTGCAAGGCGCTTAAAG GAAGAAGGGGTGCAGATAACTGCTAATTCACTTCATCCTGGAGCTATAACAACCAATCTTCTTCGCCATCATAGCATTCTCAATG TACTTGCTAGCTCTCTTGGAAGATTGTTCCTAAAAAATGTTCAACAG gGAGCAGCAACTACATGCTATGTGGCTTTGCACTCACAAGTGAAAGGGGTTAGTGGTGAATACTTTATGGACAGTAATAAGGCCAAAGCAAGCTCTCTTGCGCAAGATGCAGAACTTGCAAAGAAACTATGGGATTTCAGCATAAGCCTGCTCAGACCTAAATAG
- the LOC104441741 gene encoding cytochrome P450 86A22 codes for MDPSVGLIFLSAVVAYLLWFKFISASLSGPRVWPLVGSLPTLIRNAARMHDWIADNLRAAGGTYQTCIIPLPFLARKQGLVTVTCDPKNLEHVLKARFDNYPKGPTWQAVFHDLLGDGIFNSDGDTWKDQRKTAALEFTTRTLRQAMGRWVSRAIKHRFCPILKAAQLEGRSVDLQDLLLRLTFDNICGLTFGKDPQTLAPGLPENDFANAFDRATEATLQRFILPEFIWKLKKWLRLGMEVTLSNSLEHVDAYLSDVISTRKQELAESQQQVGYGSGHQHDDLLSRFMKKQESYPDKFLQHVALNFILAGRDTSSVALSWFFWLVSRNPRVEEKIVMEMCTVLMDTRGSDPAKWVEEPLVFEEVDRLIYLKAALSETLRLYPSVPEDSKNVVADDVLPSGVFVPAGSSITYSIYSTGRMEYIWGPDCLEFKPERWLSSDGKRLELQDSFKFVSFNAGPRLCLGKDLAYLQMKSVVAAVLLRHRLTVAPGHRVEQKMSLTLFMKYGLKMNVHQRDLRPILAKITKNDDLCGKAVLSNGHHLAAGEVKMVSGVA; via the coding sequence ATGGATCCATCGGTCGGTTTGATTTTCCTGTCGGCGGTCGTGGCCTACCTGCTGTGGTTCAAGTTCATCTCCGCGTCCCTGAGCGGTCCACGTGTGTGGCCCCTAGTGGGCAGCCTCCCGACGCTCATCCGGAACGCAGCCCGCATGCACGACTGGATCGCCGACAACCTCCGCGCCGCCGGCGGCACGTACCAGACGTGCATCATCCCCCTCCCCTTCCTGGCCCGGAAGCAAGGCCTGGTGACCGTCACCTGCGATCCCAAGAACCTGGAGCACGTCCTCAAGGCCCGGTTCGACAACTACCCCAAGGGCCCCACGTGGCAGGCCGTGTTCCACGACCTGCTGGGCGACGGGATCTTCAACTCCGACGGCGACACCTGGAAGGACCAGCGCAAGACCGCCGCGCTCGAGTTCACCACCCGGACGCTCCGCCAGGCCATGGGCCGGTGGGTGAGCCGGGCCATCAAGCACCGGTTCTGCCCCATCTTGAAGGCGGCTCAGCTCGAGGGCAGGTCGGTCGATCTCCAGGACCTCCTGCTCCGCCTCACCTTCGACAACATCTGCGGCTTGACCTTCGGCAAGGACCCGCAGACGCTGGCCCCTGGCCTCCCGGAGAACGACTTCGCGAATGCCTTCGACCGCGCCACCGAGGCCACGCTGCAGCGGTTCATCCTGCCCGAGTTCATATGGAAGCTCAAGAAGTGGCTCCGGCTTGGGATGGAGGTCACCCTTAGCAACAGCCTGGAGCATGTCGATGCCTACTTGTCCGACGTCATCAGCACGCGCAAGCAGGAGCTGGCGGAGAGTCAGCAACAGGTCGGCTACGGCAGCGGGCACCAGCACGATGACCTGCTGTCCCGGTTCATGAAGAAACAGGAGTCCTATCCGGACAAGTTCCTCCAGCACGTGGCGCTCAACTTCATCCTAGCTGGGCGGGACACGTCATCGGTCGCGCTGAGCTGGTTCTTCTGGTTGGTCAGTCGGAACCCGAGAGTGGAAGAGAAGATAGTCATGGAGATGTGCACAGTCCTGATGGACACACGTGGCAGCGACCCCGCCAAGTGGGTGGAGGAGCCGCTCGTGTTCGAGGAAGTCGATCGCCTGATTTATCTTAAGGCAGCACTGTCAGAGACCTTAAGGCTCTATCCGTCGGTGCCAGAGGACTCGAAGAATGTCGTTGCCGACGACGTCCTGCCGAGTGGGGTATTCGTGCCAGCCGGCTCCTCGATCACTTACTCCATTTACTCGACCGGACGGATGGAGTACATATGGGGGCCCGACTGTCTTGAATTCAAGCCCGAGAGGTGGTTGTCTTCCGATGGCAAGAGGCTTGAATTGCAAGACTCCTTCAAATTTGTGTCGTTCAATGCAGGACCGAGGCTTTGCCTTGGGAAGGATTTGGCCTATTTGCAGATGAAGTCCGTGGTAGCAGCTGTATTGCTGCGCCACCGGTTGACGGTAGCGCCTGGTCACCGAGTCGAGCAAAAGATGTCGTTGACATTGTTCATGAAGTATGGCCTGAAAATGAATGTCCACCAGAGAGACCTGAGGCCTATCTTGGCGAAGATAACCAAGAACGATGATTTGTGTGGGAAAGCTGTTCTGAGCAATGGGCATCATCTGGCGGCAGGCGAGGTCAAGATGGTCAGCGGGGTAGCTTAA